The following proteins come from a genomic window of Chryseobacterium glaciei:
- a CDS encoding DUF2931 family protein, which produces MEEKYNWLGTVSAPQEYPMEVYKGAIIADDFSYGFDAIWGTQNTGWGNEGGTMSVETRLMEIPNKLEFTWYSLVERKFYTGKWDLDKEKINDLFKKGFIDQDNNKKTTYTNFIVGLAPKGRVVLWINGPGNQTEVGAFQAHDTIITKEKAYENAKYMLKEGFADRMLDDPSYETFKPEIRAKIKEQGYPNPDVYEIYRERYNWKPSVIVPEGGEWIDFGFNNYNGEQENLFAESLHNDTYQKRAVPKFCGFYWRDKSKNRYAVWIDSFDEKEIFDLFQKLGKEEKIDLVIKVNPDNTKASLSLKTEKQELPITKAKIRLSRKIE; this is translated from the coding sequence GATTTCAGTTATGGTTTTGATGCCATTTGGGGAACTCAGAATACAGGTTGGGGAAATGAAGGAGGGACGATGAGTGTAGAAACAAGATTGATGGAAATTCCCAACAAATTAGAATTTACATGGTATTCTTTAGTTGAAAGAAAATTTTACACTGGGAAGTGGGATTTAGATAAAGAAAAAATAAATGATTTATTTAAAAAGGGTTTTATAGATCAGGATAATAATAAAAAAACTACCTACACCAATTTTATAGTTGGTTTGGCGCCAAAAGGAAGAGTTGTTTTGTGGATCAATGGCCCCGGAAATCAGACGGAAGTTGGTGCTTTTCAGGCTCATGATACGATTATTACAAAGGAAAAAGCATATGAAAATGCAAAATATATGTTGAAAGAAGGTTTTGCAGACAGAATGCTGGACGATCCTTCTTATGAAACATTTAAACCTGAAATAAGAGCAAAAATAAAAGAACAGGGCTATCCAAATCCTGATGTTTATGAAATTTACAGAGAAAGATATAATTGGAAACCTTCGGTAATAGTGCCTGAAGGCGGAGAATGGATCGATTTCGGATTTAATAATTACAACGGAGAACAGGAAAATCTTTTCGCAGAAAGCTTACATAATGATACCTATCAAAAAAGAGCTGTTCCAAAGTTCTGTGGTTTTTATTGGAGAGATAAAAGCAAAAACAGATATGCAGTCTGGATAGATTCTTTCGACGAAAAAGAAATTTTTGATCTTTTTCAAAAACTGGGAAAAGAGGAAAAGATAGATTTGGTGATTAAAGTTAATCCTGATAATACCAAAGCATCTCTGTCACTAAAGACCGAAAAACAGGAGCTTCCAATTACCAAGGCCAAGATCAGATTATCTCGTAAAATAGAATAA